TTCCCGTCAACCGCAACCGTCCGGTGGAACCACTCGATCGCCTCCGTCGTGCGACCGAGCTCGGCCAGCACGTCCGCGTACGCGTAGCGAAGGCGCGCCACCCAAGGTTCACGCGAGCTCGAATGCAACGACTCACGTTCGAGGAAGCGCGCGGCCGCTTCTGGCTGGCCCAGATCCCGGCGCGCACCGGCGACCACGATCGCCAGCTCGGCAACGCCGGCGTCGTCCAGCTTCTCCCGCACCTGCGGGGTGTCGAGATCCAGGGCGCGCTCCGGACGGCCCAGCGCGCGCTCGCAGTCTGCGATGAGGGCGATGTAGTGCACCTGACCATTCATCCGGCGCGCCGCGCGCAGCTCACGCAACGCCTCGTTGAAGTCTCCCGACGCATACGCGGTTTCACCGCACGCCTCACGTACGACCGCAATCCGCGACGCGCGATCACGCGCCGCGCGAGCATGCCGATACGCGAGCTGCGGATCGTCCTCGATCAGCAGGCCTGCCATCGCGAGATGGCGGGCTACCAGATCAGCCGTGCGCTCAGGGAGACCTTGTAACGAGCGGCGCACCTGCCGGTCCAGCGCCCGGGCGGTGACATCATCAGGGATCTCGGGGGCGTCCACGAGGACAGTCCTTCCACAAAGGGGATGTAAACGAAGCAGCGGGGCCGCCCGAAGGCGGCCCCGCTGTCGAAGTAATATCCGGCGACGTCCTACTCTCCCACACAGTCTCCCGTGCAGTACCATCGGCGCTGAAGGGCTTAACTTCCGGGTTCGGAATGTAACCGGGTGTTTCCCCTTCGCCATGGTCGCCGAAACTCTATGGAGATATGTCCGACCATACCTCGGGAACCTCACAGTGGACGCGTTGCAAAAAGTGTGTGTAAAAACAAGCCCTCGGCCTATTAGTACCGGTCGGCTACGTGCATTACTGCCTTCGACCTCCGGCCTATCAACCCAGTGGTCTGCTGGGGGCCTTACCTGGTAAACCAGTGGGAAACCTCATCTTGAAACGTGCTTCCCGCTTAGATGCTTTCAGCGGTTATCACTTCCGAACGTAGCTAACCAGCAGTGCTCTTGGCAGAACAACTGGCACACCAGAGGTTCGTCCATCCCGGTCCTCTCGTACTAGGGACAGCCTTTCTCAAGTTTCCTACGCGCGCGGCGGATAGGGACCGAACTGTCTCACGACGTTCTAAACCCAGCTCGCGTGCCGCTTTAATGGGCGAACAGCCCAACCCTTGGGACCTACTCCGGCCCCAGGATGCGACGAGCCGACATCGAGGTGCCAAACCATCCCGTCGATATGGACTCTTGGGGAAGATCAGCCTGTTATCCCCGGGGTACCTTTTATCCGTTGAGCGACGCCGCTTCCACTTGCCGGCGCCGGGTCACTAGTCCCGACTTTCGTCCCTGCTCGAGATGTCTCTCTCACAGTCAAGCTCCCTTGTGTACTTACACTCAAAACCTGATTGCCAACCAGGCTGAGGGAACCTTTGGGCGCCTCCGTTACATTTTAGGAGGCAACCGCCCCAGTTAAACTACCCACCAGGCAATGTCCCTGATCCGGATAACGGACCGAGGTTAGATATCTAGTACAATCAGAGTGGTATTTCAACGATGACTCCACACGAACTGGCGTCCATGCTTCGCAGTCTCCCACCTATCCTACACAAATTGAACCAAATACCAATACCAAGTTGTAGTAAAGGTCCCGGGGTCTTTCCGTCCTGCCGCGCGTAACGAGCATCTTTACTCGTAGTGCAATTTCGCCGAGTCCATGGTTGAGACAGCGCCCAAGTCGTTACGCCATTCGTGCAGGTCGGAACTTACCCGACAAGGAATTTCGCTACCTTAGGATGGTTATAGTTACCACCGCCGTTTACTGGCGCTTAAGTTCTGCGCTTCGCTGTTGCCAGCTAACACGTCCCCTTAACGTTCCAGCACCGGGCAGGCGTCAGTCCGTATACATCGAATTTCTTCTTCGCACGGACCTGTGTTTTTAATAAACAGTCGCTTGGGCCTGGTCTCTGCGGCCATCATCGCTTCCGGGAGCAAGTCCCATCACGAATCCGGCCCCCCTTCTCCCGAAGTTACGGGGGCATTTTGCCGAGTTCCTTAACCATGGTTCACTCGATCACCTTAGTATTCTCTACCTGACCACCTGAGTCGGTTTAGGGTACGGGCGGCTCTGAAACTCGCTAGAGGCTTTTCTCGGCAACATAGGATCACTCACTTCGTCTAATACGACTCGGCGTCGGTTCTCAGGCATGAGAGTCGCGGATTTACCTACGACTCGCCCTACTACCTTGCCCGTGCTCTACCATCGGCACGGTTGAGCTACCTTCTTGCGTCACCCCATCGCTTGCCTACTACCAGTTCGGGTCGTGCGCTCCTCGACTTCGCTCCGAAGAGCTCCGTCGATTCGGGCACTTAGCATCACTGGGTTCAGCATGGTCGCGTCAGCGCCGGTACGGGAATATCAACCCGTTGTCCATCGACTACGCCTGTCGGCCTCGCCTTAGGTCCCGACTTACCCAGGGAAGATTAGCTTGACCCTGGAACCCTTGGTCATTCGGTGGAAGAGTTTCTCACTCTTCTTTCGCTACTCATGCCTGCATTCTCACTCGTGTAGCGTCCACGGCTAGGTCACCCTGCCGCTTCACTCGCCACACGACGCTCCCCTACCCGTCCACGCACCTGGACCACGAAGGCCTAGTACACGCGTAGACGCCATAGCTTCGGCGGATTGCTTGAGCCCCGCTAAATTGTCGGCGCGGAGTTACTTGACCAGTGAGCTATTACGCACTCTTTCAAGGATGGCTGCTTCTAAGCCAACCTCCTGGTTGTCTGTGCGACTCCACATCCTTTTCCACTTAGCAATCGCTTAGGGGCCTTAGCTGATGGTCTGGGCTGTTTCCCTCTCGACTACGGAGCTTATCCCCCGCAGTCTCACTGCTGCGCTTTAGCTTTCCGGCATTCGGAGTTTGGTTGACTTCAGTAAGCTGGTGAGCCCCCTAGGCCATCCAGTGCTCTACCTCCGGAAAGAAACACGCAACGCTGCACCTAAATGCATTTCGGGGAGAACCAGCTATCACGGAGTTTGATTGGCCTTTCACCCCTATCCACAGGTCATCCCCCAGGTTTTTAACCCTGGTGGGTTCGGTCCTTCACGCGGTCTTACCCGCGCTTCAACCTGCCCATGGATAGATCACTCCGCTTCGGGTCTAGGACATGCGACTCAATCGCCCTATTCGGACTCGCTTTCGCTACGGCTGCCCCGCATGGGTTAACCTCGCCACATATCACTAACTCGCAGGCTCATTCTTCAAAAGGCACGCTGTCACGGTTCACAAGGAACCGCTCCAACGGATTGTAAGCACATGGTTTCAGGTACTATTTCACTCCCCTCCCGGGGTACTTTTCACCTTTCCCTCACGGTACTAGTCCGCTATCGGTCATCGAGGAGTATTTAGGCTTAACGGGTGGTCCCGCTAGATTCACACGGAATTTCAGGGGTTCCGTGTTACTCGGGGTGACACATAAGAGCCGCATGCTTACGTCTACGGGGGTATCACCCGCTACGCCGGGACTTTCCAGTCCGCTTCGACTTCACATACGGTTTATGACTCTTCGACGGTTCAGCAGACCCGTCATTGTGGCCCCACAACCCCGCGCAGGCAACGCCTGCCGGCTATCACACCTGCGCGGTTTAGCCTGTTCCGATTTCGCTCGCCACTACTATCGGAATCACTTTTGTTTTCTCTTCCTGTGGGTACTGAGATGTTTCACTTCCCCACGTTCCCTCCGCGCACCCTATGTGTTCAGGTGACGGTAACTGGACATGACTCCAGCTGGGTTTCCCCATTCGGAAATCCCCGGATCACAGCTCGGTTGCCAACTTCCCGGGGCTTATCGCAGGCTCCTACGTCCTTCTTCGGCTCTCGATGCCTAGGCATCCACCATGTGCTCTTAGTAGCTTGTTGTTTTACTACTAGATGCTCGCGTCCACTGTGAAGTTCTCAAGATACGGGCGGTCCCACACTCATGCTACGCAGAGTCTGCGTGGTGGTGTGTGGGCCAGAGGGAGTTGTTACCTGATCCCTCAGGACCCAACAGTGTGCCAGGCTCGATTCGATCGATGATTCGGAGGTTCCTGCCCTTACGGGTGTACTGACCGAACCTTCAACCGACCGAGCCAACTAATCGACGTTCCACTAGTGAGCATCGCCGCACCAAGACATTCGCTTGGTCAACGACGACTTGGACAACCGATCCATGACCGATTGCCAGTTGCTCCTTAGAAAGGAGGTGATCCAGCCGCACCTTCCGGTACGGCTACCTTGTTACGACTTCGTCCCAATCGCCAGCCCCACCTTCGACGGCTCCCTCCACAAGGGTTGGGCCACCGGCTTCGGGTGTTGCCGACTTTCATGACGTGACGGGCGGTGTGTACAAGGCCCGGGAACGTATTCACCGCAGCGTTGCTGATCTGCGATTACTAGCGACTCCGACTTCATGGGGTCGAGTTGCAGACCCCAATCCGAACTGAGACCGGCTTTTTGGGATTCGCTCCACCTTGCGGATTCGCAGCCCATTGTACCGGCCATTGTAGCATGCTTGAAGCCCTGGACATAAGGGGCATGATGACTTGACCTCATCCCCACCTTCCTCCGAGTTGACCCCGGCAGTCTCCTATGAGTCCCCACCATTACGTGCTGGCAACATAGGACGAGGGTTGCGCTCGTTGCGGGACTTAACCCAACATCTCACGACACGAGCTGACGACAGCCATGCACCACCTGTATAGGGCCCTTACGGACCTCATATCTCTATGAGTTTTCCCTATATGTCAAACCCAGGTAAGGTTCTTCGCGTTGCATCGAATTAATCAGCATGCTCCGCCGCTTGTGCGGGCCCCCGTCAATTCCTTTGAGTTTTAGCCTTGCGGCCGTACTCCCCAGGCGGGGCGCTTAATGCGTTAGCTGCGGCACGGAACTCGTGGAATGAGTCCCACACCTAGCGCCCAACGTTTACGGCATGGACTACCAGGGTATCTAATCCTGTTCGCTCCCCATGCTTTCGCTCCTCAGCGTCAGAATAGGCCCAGAGAACCGCCTTCGCCACCGGTGTTCCTCCTGATATCTGCGCATTCCACCGCTACACCAGGAATTCCGTTCTCCCCTGCCTACCTCTAGTCTGCCCGTATCGGAAGCACGAACAGGGTTAAGCCCTGAGTTTTCACTTCCGACGCGACAAACCGCCTACGAGCCCTTTACGCCCAATAATTCCGGACAACGCTCGCACCCTACGTATTACCGCGGCTGCTGGCACGTAGTTGGCCGGTGCTTCTTCTGCAGGTACCGTCACTTGCGCTTCGTCCCTGCTGAAAGAGGTTTACAACCCGAAGGCCGTCATCCCTCACGCGGCGTTGCTGGATCAGGCTTTCGCCCATTGTCCAATATTCCCCACTGCTGCCTCCCGTAGGAGTCTGGGCCGTGTCTCAGTCCCAGTGTGGCCGGTCACCCTCTCAGGCCGGCTACCCGTCGTCGCCTTGGTGAGCCATTACCTCACCAACAAGCTGATAGGCCGCGAGCTCATCCCTCACCGCCGGAGCTTTCAACCACCGAAGATGCCATCGGTGGTGGTATCCGGTATTAGCCCCAGTTTCCCAGGGTTATCCCAATGTGAAGGGCAGATTGCTCACGTGTTACTCACCCGTTCGCCGCTCGTGTACTCCCGAAGGAGCCTTACCGCTCGACTTGCATGTGTTAAGCACGCCGCCAGCGTTCGTCCTGAGCCAGGATCAAACTCTCCGTTGAAGACTTGCCATCATCGCCGAAGCGATGACGAAATCTACGGTTTGTTGATGCCTGACAAATTACTTGCTGACAAATAATTTTGTCTGGAATCGATCCATCGTTCGTTGAGCCGAAGCTCGCCGATCGACGGGGTATAACTGACTAAATCGTCGACTTTTGGCACACTGTTGAGTTCTCAAGGATCAGACGCACACCTTTGCTTCGGCCTTGCGGCCATCCGCTCCGGGGCAACTCGTCTAACTTACCGGATCGTCCTGACCCGGTCAAATCCGGGGCCGGCCTCTCCTCCCCCGCCCAGGCCGCAGCGACCGGAGCTGAACTGAGCCGTAACTCAGTCGCCTCGGTCGAGGCTTCCTTAGAAGGGGAGTCTCCGGAGCCGGCCACCCGACCTTCCGGCCTTGTGTCCCGCCGCTCTCGGCGACAGACAGAACATTACGCACGGCGGTACAGAGGGTCAAATCGGGGGTGCCCCGCTGTGCGCACGCTGAACGTTTTCGCAGGTCAGAGCGTTGCAGCGTTTGCACGGGACGTGAAACGGCCCCGGATCGGGAAGGATCCGGGGCCGTCGCGTTGCGGAGGTAGGCACCACCTACGGCACCTCGACACCAGCGATCGTTCGCTTGCCCTTGCGCAGAACTCCGTAACGCTCGTGCAGGAGTCCGGCCTTGGCCAGCGGTAGCTCGGGATCGCTCACCCGCTCGTTGTTGACGTACGCACCGCCATCGCGCATTGCTCGCCTGCCGGCCGAGAGGCTCTCCACCAGTCCGGTCTGTACGAACGCGTCGAGGACGGTTGCGTCGGTTGCGAGCTCGTGGAGTCCGGCCTCGCTCAGTGCCGCACGTAGCGTCGACTCGGGCAGCTCGGACAGCTGTCCGCGTCCGAACAGCGCAGCCGAGGCTCGTTCGGCGGCGTCGGTCTCTGCCTCGCCGTGCACCAGTCGGGTCACCTCGGACGCCAGCCGACGCTGTGCGGCGCGTGCCCCGGGTCGCTCTTCGTGCTCGACCATCAGTGCATCGATCTCATCGACACCGAGGAAGGTGAACTGCTTGAGGTACTCCCCCACCTTGGCGTCCTCCGCCTGTATCCATGACTGGTAGAACGCGTACGGCGACGTCAGTTGCGGATCGAGCCAGACCGTGCCCGACTCGGTCTTGCCGAACTTCGTGCCGTCGGACTTGGTGACCAGCGGTGTCGAGAGCGCATGTACACGGTCGCCGTCGGCACGGCGTACGAGCTCTACGCCCGCCGTGATGTTGCCCCACTGGTCGCTACCGCCGGTCTGCAGGACGCATCCGTAGCGGCGATGCAGCTCCAGGTAGTCCATCGACTGCAGTAGCACGTAGCTGAACTCCGTGTAACTGATTCCGGAGTCGAGCCGGCTGCTGACGACGTGCCGGTCCAGCATGCGGTTGACCGGGAAGTGCTTGCCGATGTCGCGCAGGAAGTCGAGCACGTCCATCTCCTGCGTCCAGTCGAGATTGTTCACGATCGTCGCACCGAGGTCTCCGTCGAGATCGACGTAGCGGCTCACCTGCTCGCGGATGCGCTGCACCCACTCCGCAACGACGTCCTTGCTGTTCATCACCCGCTCGCCGGTCTCCTTCGGGTCGCCGATCAGTCCGGTCGACCCGCCGACCAGGATCAGTGGACGATGACCCGCCAGCTGCAGGCGTCGAGCCACCAACAACTGGAGGAGGTTACCGATGTGCAGACTCGGAGCCGACGGGTCGAAACCGACATAGAACGTGATCGACCCGCCCGACAGCTCGGCACGGAGCGCGTCTCGCTCCGTGGAGTGCGCGACCAGCCCGCGCGCGTCGAGTTCGTCGAGTACGTGTGTCACGTTCGTCTCCTAGTGATCGGTTGTCGTCACCCGATTGTCTCGTACTACTGCGCGCGAGGACTCCTGCGGTACGCCGAGACCGTGGGCTCACCGTCGATCCAGAATCGCAATGCGACATCAGCCGCAAGACGTACGCCGACTCGGCTACCCGATGCGATTCGAGCGGGTTCGACACACGTTCCGCGCCGCAGGCGCACGCAGCCGTCACCGGTGAGGTCCGCACCGTAGTCCTCGCCCGTCAGCCCGAGCGCTTGCGCGAGGCAACCCGGACCGCGAGCGAGAGCGCGCTCGGCGACGTCCGGGCCGCGGCGCGCACGCGCGAGTTCCAGACCTTCGATCACGCGCCCAGCGCGCAGCAGTACCGCCGAGGCGATGCCGTCGGTGCCTGTGACCACGTTGCAGCACCAATGGATGCCGTACGACCGGTACGTGT
The sequence above is drawn from the Nocardioidaceae bacterium SCSIO 66511 genome and encodes:
- a CDS encoding tetratricopeptide repeat protein; this translates as MDAPEIPDDVTARALDRQVRRSLQGLPERTADLVARHLAMAGLLIEDDPQLAYRHARAARDRASRIAVVREACGETAYASGDFNEALRELRAARRMNGQVHYIALIADCERALGRPERALDLDTPQVREKLDDAGVAELAIVVAGARRDLGQPEAAARFLERESLHSSSREPWVARLRYAYADVLAELGRTTEAIEWFHRTVAVDGNRATDAEERLETLHS
- the tyrS gene encoding tyrosine--tRNA ligase, giving the protein MTHVLDELDARGLVAHSTERDALRAELSGGSITFYVGFDPSAPSLHIGNLLQLLVARRLQLAGHRPLILVGGSTGLIGDPKETGERVMNSKDVVAEWVQRIREQVSRYVDLDGDLGATIVNNLDWTQEMDVLDFLRDIGKHFPVNRMLDRHVVSSRLDSGISYTEFSYVLLQSMDYLELHRRYGCVLQTGGSDQWGNITAGVELVRRADGDRVHALSTPLVTKSDGTKFGKTESGTVWLDPQLTSPYAFYQSWIQAEDAKVGEYLKQFTFLGVDEIDALMVEHEERPGARAAQRRLASEVTRLVHGEAETDAAERASAALFGRGQLSELPESTLRAALSEAGLHELATDATVLDAFVQTGLVESLSAGRRAMRDGGAYVNNERVSDPELPLAKAGLLHERYGVLRKGKRTIAGVEVP
- a CDS encoding DNA-3-methyladenine glycosylase, with translation MKTEKLAAELARPADEVAPVLLGWTLSSTRPEGTVTVELTEVEAYLGGEDPASHAYRGRTARNEVMFGAAGHLYTYRSYGIHWCCNVVTGTDGIASAVLLRAGRVIEGLELARARRGPDVAERALARGPGCLAQALGLTGEDYGADLTGDGCVRLRRGTCVEPARIASGSRVGVRLAADVALRFWIDGEPTVSAYRRSPRAQ